The genome window GAGAGCGTCCCGGCCGCGCAGACGCCAACGATTCCCCCGCCAATGATCGCGATTTTGATCGATGTGCCCATGACCTCTATCAGTAACGCTTTGACGCTCCGCGCGCTAGAGTGGGGCGGCCCTGAAAACAGGCTGGAGGACGCGACATGGTGGGACGCAACTCACTGACCCATGAAAAGGAAATCACCAGCGAGGTGCTTGAGTGCCTGGAAGACGGCACGCTCAATCCCGAGGCCGTCGGGTTTTCCCGGCATCCGCACCATCGCTGCAACCTGAAGGGCTCCTGGGGGCGCAAGAAACGCTGGGATTACTGGTGCGTCACCAGTCGCGAAGGCGCGCTCTCGATTACCTACGCCGACATCGACTACATCGGGCTGGCCACAGTCAGCTTCCTCGATTTCGAGACCAAAGAGTTCACCGAAAAAGTGGCCATCGTGCCCCTGGCGCGCGGATTTTCCCAGCCCGAAACCGTCGCAGGCAGCGACGTGGTCTTCAATGGTTCGGGCCTGCATTTTGGCATTCACGAAGAGAAAGAACGCGCGCGCGTCGTCGTGAGCTTCAAGAAACTTGGCGGTCCGCACGTGGAGGCCGAGCTTGAAGTCGATCGCCCCGCCACGCACGAAACGCTCAACGTACTCGTTCCCTGGAGCGACACGCGCTTTCAGTTCACTTCCAAGCAAAACACGCTGCCCACGCGCGGACATGTCACCGTTGGAAAGCGTCGCTATGAGTTCAATGCCGCCAATGATTCCTTTGCCACGCTGGACTTCGGACGCGGCAAGTGGCCGCGCAAGACGACGTGGAACTGGGGCTCGGCATCCGGTCACTCGGGCATGGATGTCATCGGCCTGCAGTTCGGCGGCAAGTGGACCGACGGTACCGGCGTGACCGAGAGCGGACTCGTCATCAACGGCAAGCTCAGCAAAATCGGTGAGGCCATCGAGTGGACCTACAACACCCGCGATTATCGCGAGCCCTGGCTGCTCAAGACCCGGGAGAGCCGCGCTCTCGATCTGGTATTCGATCCCTTCTACGAACGCACGATGAAGCTGCCTCTGGGCTCCTGGGGGGCCGAAGTCCACCAGTGTTTCGGGCGCTACAGCGGCCGCATTACCGATGAAGAGGGCCAGGAATACGAAATCGAGGACATTATCGGCTGGGCCGAGGAGATGCGTGCGAGCTGGTAGGGCGCCGGACGCGCCGCGTCGTTATCGCAGCTAGAAGTAAGCAAAGATCACTAGAGATCAAAGCAACCCGATGCTAGACTGATCCTACTGTCCAGGGATGGGAAGAAGGGGACCGCAACACCAGGAGCGGTGCATGCGTAGGGTGGTCATAGCCTTTGGGATTTTTGTGCTCTTTGCCGGAGCGCTTGTCCCTCTGCGCGCTGACTCTGCGCCGCCCCAGGGAAAGACCTTCACCATCGGCCTCGTGCAGATGACAGACGTCGTTTTCTACGATGACGCGATCATCGCCATGCGCAAGGAACTCGAACGGCTGGGCTGGAACGATCGCAAGCAGCTCAAGATCCTGCGCCGCGTCGCGCTGGGACAGACCAAGGGCATCTGGGACAAGCTCGAACTTCTGGGCGCCCTTCACGGCTACATCGACGAATTCATCGATCGCAAGGTGGATCTCATCATCACGGTGGGAACGCCGGCGACGACCTGGGGCGCCGAGCGCGCCCACTCGGCGGGCATTCCCACGATGTTCATGGCGGTATCCATGCCCGGGGTGCTCGACTTTAAGGACGAGGGCTGGCTCACCGGGTCGACTACCTTCGTGCATCCGGGCCGTATCATTCGGCTCATCAGCAACACGATCCCCGACGTAAAGCGCGTCGGCATGATCTTGAGCTCCGACCCCAACGCGCGCGGACTTTATGAATTACTTGAGCCGGTAGCCAAAGAAGTCGGCATTACCCTGATGGTCTACGAAGTCGACAAGAACGAGGACGCGAAGGCAGCAGCCGCGTATTTTCTGGCGAACACGCCCGATGCCTTTCTGGTGATCCCCGACACATGGGCCGGGCGCGACGACAAAATCAATTCCAAAGTAATGATCGAGCAGCTCTTTCGCAAGACGAAACTGCCGATCATTGGCGCGTTCCCGGAAGCAACCGATGTTTTCCCCCACGACGTGGCGCTCTCGGTCGGCGTGCCGTTTGCAAGCACGGGCACCGCGGGGGCCGTGCTCGTCGACAAAATTCTCAATGGCACGCCGCCGGGATCGATTCCCATTGCCGCGCCGGCCAAGCCCGAGATTCACGTGCGCAAGGCCGCCGCGCTGCATACGGGATTTCCGCTGACACCGGCGCTGCTTAAAATTGCCGATGAAGTGAGTGAATAGGAGCTAGAGTTTCTCTACCAGTGGGTAGAGCTTTTCTTCCTCAGTGCGGATTCGCTCGCTGAGTTTTTCCACCACAACCCTGAGTTCATTGTGGAATGCCGTTTCGTCGCTGGAAGGCTCGTTTTCCGACCATTTCTGGACGAACGCAGTTGCGGCTTTTGCCAGCGAAGTCATGGTCATCTGGAAGCCGCTGGCCACCGCGCGGGAGATCGCGCCGCCGTCTGCGAGCGCGGGATAAAGCTTGGTGTCTTCGAGATTCAGGTGTGCGAGAAGCGCGACGGTAAAATGCTTAATATCGGCTGAAGACGGCGTCTTGTTTGTGAAGCTACCAAGAGACTCTGCGAGGGCTGCATGTTGCTTCTTGAGTGTTGGAACAAGGGATGGATCGACCATGATGTGCCTCGGTTTCTCCGCTCCGACCATCTGGATTGTTGTCTGTGGGCTTCGTCCGGTCAATTTTCCGATTCAGACAAGGCGCGGAGTTGTCGCCCACCCGGCGCGGCGATAGGCTGCAGTCCATCGGCCCGATGGGCGCCGGGGAACGGAATACCCCATGGACGACCTGCTTCAACAAATCCTGACCGCGCGTGTGTATGACGCGGCCGAGCGCACGCCGCTCGATGACGCGCCCCAGCTCTCGGCCCGCACGGGCAATCTGGTCTGGCTCAAGCGCGAAGACCTTCAACCGGTTTTCTCGTTTAAAATTCGTGGTGCCTACAACAAGATCGCCCACCTGACGCCCGAGGAACGCGCCGCGGGCGTGGTCTGCGCCTCGGCGGGAAACCACGCGCAGGGCGTTGCCTACGGCGCGCGCAAGCTGGGCATCGAGGCAATCATCGTGATGCCGCAAACCACCCCGGAGATCAAGGTCGGCGCAGTACGCCGTTACGGGGCGCAGGTGGTGCTGGAGGGCGAGAGCTACTCCGACTGCGAAGCCCGCGCCCGGGCCATTGCAGAGGATCGCGGCGCCACGTTCATCCACCCCTTCGACGATCCGCTGGTCATTGCCGGCCAGGGTACCTGCGGACGTGAAATCGCCGATCAGTGCCCGGACGTGGACTACGTTTTCGTTCCGGTGGGCGGCGGCGGCCTGATCGGCGGCGTGGCGGCATATCTCAAGCAGATCAAGCCCGATACGAAGATCATCGGGGTGGAACCTGTGGACAATGACGCCATGCGCCGCTCCATCCTCGCGGGTGAGCGCATCGAGCTCGACCGCGTGGGGCTCTTTGCCGACGGCGTCGCGGTCAAGCGCGTGGGCAAGCACACCTTCGATCTGGTTCGTGAGTACGTGGACGAAATCATCACTGTG of Chrysiogenia bacterium contains these proteins:
- a CDS encoding hemerythrin domain-containing protein; this encodes MVDPSLVPTLKKQHAALAESLGSFTNKTPSSADIKHFTVALLAHLNLEDTKLYPALADGGAISRAVASGFQMTMTSLAKAATAFVQKWSENEPSSDETAFHNELRVVVEKLSERIRTEEEKLYPLVEKL
- a CDS encoding DUF2804 domain-containing protein; the encoded protein is MVGRNSLTHEKEITSEVLECLEDGTLNPEAVGFSRHPHHRCNLKGSWGRKKRWDYWCVTSREGALSITYADIDYIGLATVSFLDFETKEFTEKVAIVPLARGFSQPETVAGSDVVFNGSGLHFGIHEEKERARVVVSFKKLGGPHVEAELEVDRPATHETLNVLVPWSDTRFQFTSKQNTLPTRGHVTVGKRRYEFNAANDSFATLDFGRGKWPRKTTWNWGSASGHSGMDVIGLQFGGKWTDGTGVTESGLVINGKLSKIGEAIEWTYNTRDYREPWLLKTRESRALDLVFDPFYERTMKLPLGSWGAEVHQCFGRYSGRITDEEGQEYEIEDIIGWAEEMRASW
- the ilvA gene encoding threonine ammonia-lyase, biosynthetic; the encoded protein is MDDLLQQILTARVYDAAERTPLDDAPQLSARTGNLVWLKREDLQPVFSFKIRGAYNKIAHLTPEERAAGVVCASAGNHAQGVAYGARKLGIEAIIVMPQTTPEIKVGAVRRYGAQVVLEGESYSDCEARARAIAEDRGATFIHPFDDPLVIAGQGTCGREIADQCPDVDYVFVPVGGGGLIGGVAAYLKQIKPDTKIIGVEPVDNDAMRRSILAGERIELDRVGLFADGVAVKRVGKHTFDLVREYVDEIITVSVDEICSAIQSVYEDTRAIVEPAGALGVAGLEKFAAREDLHDKNLVAINSGANMNFERLQFVAERTLIGRSLEALFAITIDENAGSMRQLVEQVVRDNPIREFGYRLSSRQEAHIFLGVATKDAGDVEDFEAILAKFGYNFINITANELAKEHIRHFMGGRAREARSEVLYRFNFPERPYALTDFVSAMSSTWNISLLHYRGQGGDFGRVLMGFEIPEGEQKKFEGFLDETGYRYFNESENPA